From Ignavibacterium sp.:
AAAAACCACAAATAGAGGTGTAACCTGGTTTAGTCCTCCATCAGCAAATTTAAGTGAATGGGAACTTGAACTGCTGCCCGGTGGAATTGGTTACTCGGTTGGAAGCACCTTATGGATAAACAAAACCACAGGAGGATATGACAACTGGGAAGGGTTATTCCTTAATGCACAATTTGTTGATGTTTTCTTTACAGATGAACTTACGGGTTATGCAGCAGATGGAAGATGGACTGGCGGACCATTATACAAAACCACAGACGGAGGAATAACCTGGTTTGGCTTGCCAAATTTCCCTTCCAATGCGTTTACCGGGTCGTTAAGATGTGTGATATTTACAGACAGCTTAACAGGCTTTGGAGGTGGTATGCCCGCAAGAATAGTAAAGACAACAGATGCAGGTAATAGCTGGTATGTTGTAAACAGAACAGGGTTAACAGATACAATAGGATTGATAAACAGGTTTTTCTTCATTAACCCAACAACCGGCTGGGCAGTAACAACAAGAGGCGGAATACTAAAAACCACGGATGCTGGTGAAAACTGGTTTGCTCAGTTGAATGCTGGCGCGAATGTTATCTTTCAGAGCATTCACTTTGTTGATTCGCTTTATGGATGGACGGCTGGTGGAAGACCGTATAAAACCACTGATGGTGGAGATAGTTGGGTTCAGCAAACAAATACGACTATTTGGAATTCAGATGATGTTTATTTCCAAGATATAAATACCGGCTGGTTTGGAAAATATTCTTCCATAAATAATTCACTTTTTAAAACAACTGATAGTGGAATAAACTGGGATCCAATCCTTGAAGTTACAGGAGCTAGAAAATTTTATTTCTTCCCCGACCCGATTCATTGGTTCATCATTGGTTTTTCACGCTATTATATAACAAATAATTTTGGTAATAGCTGGTTAGAGTTCACCGAAGAAGTACCAACAGGATTAGTTAGCTTCTCTGCACCAAATGATAAATTGGGATACTTTGTTGGCAATTTAGGCTTAATCTTAAGATATGATGACACAACTTATGTCCCTGTAGAGCTGACTTCTTTTGCTGCAAATGTTAATGGTAATAATATAATATTAAACTGGTCAACTGCATCAGAACTAAATAATAAAGGGTTTGAAATTGAAAGAAGTACGAATAAAACTGAATGGGAAATAATAGATTTTATTGAAGGAAATGGGACAACTACAGAAATTAGTAATTATACTTTTACTGATAATTTATATGAAAATAATTCTCAAAAATTATTTTACAGATTAAAGCAAATAGATTTTGATGGAACTTTTGAATATTCAAATATATTAGAAGTTGAAGTTGGAACTCCTTCGGAATTTTTTCTTTCTCAGAATTACCCCAACCCTTTTAATCCCGAAACAAAAATAGACTATAGAATATCAGAAGAAACGTTTGTTAACATTTCGTTATACGATGTAACTGGAAGAAAGATAAAAGAATTATTTAACGAAAAAAAACAGCCTGGATATTATACCATAAAATTGAAAGGAGGTGAATTAAGCTCTGGTATATACTTCTATAGGCTGACAACAACCAGCGGATACACCGCTGTTAAAAAACTAACAATCATAAAATAATCGGAGGTTACTATGAAACAATTTTTTACAATTCTGTTTCTTTTATCTCTCTACAATCATATTGTAGAAGCTCAGCAAACTCCCACTTTTGCTGATCCGCCTGGACCAGAACATGTTCTTGTAGTTTATAAAGAACCAACTGGTCTGACAGATACTTTAGGATTTGTGTCAGATTCTGTTAAAGAGTATTATAAAGATGCACGGCAAATACCAGAATCAAATATTTTAGGTTTAACAAACCTGATAGACGATGATATTTACGACCCCGTATCAAACATAACTCACAGGATCATATTAGACCAGCAAGGCGAAATAATAAGAGATAGTATTAATCAGAATTCCTTAACACCAAGCATCCACGCCTGGCTATACTTTAATGAAAGGATTGCTAAACCAATTGCAAATTACCTCAAAACCACAGTTGTTAATGGTGATACTCTCAAAAATAAAATAAGATTTATTGTACTTTGCAAAGGAGTGCCTTTCCGAATTGACGCACGGAAAGAAGATGCCGACAGCAGAGGAACGAATGTTATATGTGCCAATTTACTAACTCATCTCGGTGAAACAATGGAAAATGAAGATGCACTTTTAGTAGAAAGAATAGAACAAAATACTTAGTTTTATGTAACTGTAAGAATAACTAAAACAGCAATTGAGGAAGAGATGAAAAAATTATTAAAAATATGTATAATGATAATTAGTTTGCTTTTAATAAATGAATGCCCATTTGTTATTGCGCAAGTGCAGGATACAACTCAAAAAACGCTTCACTACAAGAGAAACGATAATACATTTCTTGAAAACTACCACACAAATGATAAAGAAAAATATTTCCCGTTAAGAAGCACAGGCGTTTGGACAGAACTAAACCCCAAAGTGCCAAGAGTTGATTACATAGGTGTTGATTTTATAAATCCTGACACTGGCTGGGCAGTTGGATTATGGGGAGCAGTAATAAAAACCACAAATGCCGGACAAAGCTGGAAAACAATTCCAACACCAACAGGTGAAATACTTCTTAAAGTACACAGCTACAACGGACAGGTCGTAATAGTCGTAGGGCATAACGGAACAATACTACGCTCATCTGATGGAGGAGAAAGTTTTAGTTTATTAACAGGCATAACCACACAGGAGTTGTGGGGAGTCAAGATGCTGAACGATACACTTGGCTGGATATGCGGAAGAAATAATACTCTGTTAAAAACAACAGATGCGGGCTTAAGCTGGCAGGCGGTTGTTACAGGATATAATTATCACTACTGGCAGTTTGATTTCTTAACAAAAGACTATTTTATGATTGCCTGTAGTCAGGGAAGAGTATTAAAGACAACAAACGGAGGACAAAGTTTTACAGAGTACCAGGCAGGCAGCACACAGGATTTATACACAATAGATATAATAGACAGCTTACACATAGCAGCAGCGGGAAATTATGGAAAGAATGTTTACAGCAGTGATGGTGGAGCAACCTGGACAGAAAACCAATACACAGCATTATCAATAAACTGGATACAATACATTAACAGGGATACAGGATATATTACACTAGGAACAGTACATTTGCACAAAACCACAGACAGAGGACAAAGCTGGTTTAATCCCGGATTTGGTGCTGCAGGAGAATGGCAGTTTGAGTTGCTTAATGAAGACCTGGGTTATGGAGTTGGAGCTGGCTTAACTGTAACAAAAACAGAAGATGGATTTAACAAAGGTTATAATTTATTTCTTAATAAAA
This genomic window contains:
- a CDS encoding YCF48-related protein — its product is MKSKCFSAALFLHLLLNSFILSQTLPDTIDKQPIQYRRGIALQEGYISYDEYYSGKDMLEEKRRQFPLQSTDVWTELNPKVPRVDYLGIHFINKDTGWAAGDLGAMIKTTNGGSSWTVSQTNTTALILKVRSYNGVVVIASGYNGMILRSTDGGETFTQVSSGVTGDLWGLQMLNDTLGFACGLNQTLLKTTDAGLTWQPVSAGLNAHYWAIDFLNEQYGMIACGGGKILKTTDGGNTWTEHQAGDANDLYAIDIIDSLHIVAAGLNGKNVYSSNGGINWVQNNRLQHDELNSIKFINADTGYTIGTYGGDSWGIRKTTNRGVTWFSPPSANLSEWELELLPGGIGYSVGSTLWINKTTGGYDNWEGLFLNAQFVDVFFTDELTGYAADGRWTGGPLYKTTDGGITWFGLPNFPSNAFTGSLRCVIFTDSLTGFGGGMPARIVKTTDAGNSWYVVNRTGLTDTIGLINRFFFINPTTGWAVTTRGGILKTTDAGENWFAQLNAGANVIFQSIHFVDSLYGWTAGGRPYKTTDGGDSWVQQTNTTIWNSDDVYFQDINTGWFGKYSSINNSLFKTTDSGINWDPILEVTGARKFYFFPDPIHWFIIGFSRYYITNNFGNSWLEFTEEVPTGLVSFSAPNDKLGYFVGNLGLILRYDDTTYVPVELTSFAANVNGNNIILNWSTASELNNKGFEIERSTNKTEWEIIDFIEGNGTTTEISNYTFTDNLYENNSQKLFYRLKQIDFDGTFEYSNILEVEVGTPSEFFLSQNYPNPFNPETKIDYRISEETFVNISLYDVTGRKIKELFNEKKQPGYYTIKLKGGELSSGIYFYRLTTTSGYTAVKKLTIIK